Proteins found in one Nostoc sp. NIES-3756 genomic segment:
- a CDS encoding Uma2 family endonuclease produces the protein MIATPQEHPKMTVEEYLEWEAKQDCRYEYVNGEVFAMTGGTIPHNDIALNLYRSLYPHLRSRGFRVNVSDVKVQVTPQSPYYYPDVIVSCDPQDLNARQFIEKPKLIAEVLSPGTSGKDRGEKFNYYLKIPSLQEYILIDSETISVERYSRGEGRMWLYYPYIAGDIITLSSIGLEFPIELLYEGVVLAG, from the coding sequence ATGATAGCCACTCCTCAAGAACATCCAAAAATGACCGTCGAGGAATATCTTGAATGGGAAGCCAAGCAAGACTGCCGTTACGAATATGTCAACGGCGAAGTTTTTGCTATGACTGGTGGTACAATTCCCCATAATGATATTGCTCTTAATCTTTACAGAAGCTTATACCCTCATTTGCGTTCTAGAGGCTTTCGGGTAAATGTGTCAGATGTGAAAGTGCAAGTCACACCTCAAAGTCCCTACTATTATCCCGATGTCATAGTCAGTTGTGACCCCCAAGACCTGAACGCGCGTCAATTTATTGAAAAACCTAAATTAATTGCGGAAGTTCTTTCTCCTGGAACAAGTGGTAAGGATAGGGGAGAGAAGTTTAATTACTATCTGAAAATTCCTAGCTTGCAAGAGTATATCTTAATTGATTCAGAAACAATTTCTGTTGAGCGTTACTCTCGTGGCGAAGGCAGAATGTGGCTTTACTATCCCTATATTGCGGGGGATATTATCACTTTATCCAGTATTGGGCTTGAGTTTCCTATCGAATTGCTGTATGAAGGTGTTGTATTGGCAGGATGA
- a CDS encoding alpha-ketoacid dehydrogenase subunit beta: MAETLFFNALREAIDEEMARDSSVFVLGEDVGHYGGSYKVTKDLYKKYGDLRVLDTPIAENSFTGMAVGAAMTGLRPIIEGMNMGFLLLAFNQISNNAGMLRYTSGGNFKIPLVIRGPGGVGKQLGAEHSQRLETYFQAVPGLKIVACSTPYNAKGLLKSAIRDDNPVLFFEHVLLYNLKENLPDEEYLVPLDKAEIVRRGKDVTILTYSRMRHHVVQAVKALEKQGYDPEVIDLISLKPLDLETIGASIRKTHKVIIVEEAMRTGGIAAELIASINDRFFDELDAPVLRLSSQDIPTPYNGTLERLTIVQPEQIVEAVQKMIALRV; encoded by the coding sequence ATGGCAGAAACACTATTCTTTAACGCTCTGCGGGAAGCCATTGATGAAGAAATGGCGCGTGATTCCAGTGTCTTCGTTCTAGGTGAAGACGTAGGTCACTATGGTGGTTCCTACAAAGTTACCAAAGATTTATATAAAAAGTATGGTGATTTAAGAGTTTTAGATACTCCCATTGCCGAAAACAGCTTTACAGGTATGGCAGTAGGCGCAGCCATGACTGGTTTGCGCCCCATTATTGAAGGCATGAACATGGGCTTTCTACTGTTAGCCTTTAACCAAATCTCCAACAACGCGGGGATGCTGCGCTATACTTCCGGTGGTAACTTTAAGATTCCCTTAGTCATTCGTGGCCCTGGTGGTGTGGGTAAACAGCTGGGTGCAGAACACTCCCAACGTCTAGAAACCTACTTCCAAGCAGTTCCAGGGTTAAAGATTGTTGCCTGCTCTACACCTTACAACGCTAAAGGACTCCTCAAGTCAGCTATCCGCGACGACAACCCAGTTCTATTCTTTGAACACGTCCTGCTTTACAACCTCAAAGAAAACTTACCTGATGAAGAATATCTCGTGCCTTTAGACAAGGCAGAAATTGTTCGACGTGGTAAAGATGTAACCATTTTGACTTATTCACGGATGCGTCATCACGTAGTCCAAGCCGTAAAAGCTTTAGAAAAACAAGGATACGACCCAGAAGTAATTGATTTAATATCCCTCAAGCCATTAGATTTAGAAACAATTGGTGCATCTATCCGCAAAACCCACAAAGTGATCATTGTGGAAGAAGCTATGCGGACTGGGGGTATTGCTGCTGAATTAATCGCTTCAATCAACGATCGCTTCTTTGATGAATTAGATGCTCCTGTATTGCGGCTATCATCTCAAGATATTCCTACGCCTTACAACGGTACTTTGGAAAGATTAACAATTGTGCAGCCAGAACAAATCGTGGAAGCTGTGCAGAAAATGATCGCGTTGCGAGTTTAG
- a CDS encoding helix-turn-helix domain-containing protein — translation MDMQVLRERAGLSRAEVAFRLAISETSVRNWEAGRTEPTMTPKKYLDAIRLFKCTPEELAAASEKSINQRHKRKPGRPRRFPENQVVQVTDTPVCS, via the coding sequence ATGGATATGCAAGTCCTGAGAGAGCGTGCGGGTCTCAGCCGTGCAGAAGTTGCCTTCAGGCTTGCCATAAGTGAAACTAGCGTCCGCAATTGGGAAGCTGGACGCACTGAGCCGACAATGACACCAAAAAAATATTTAGACGCAATACGCTTGTTCAAATGTACACCAGAAGAACTAGCAGCCGCCAGCGAAAAATCTATTAATCAGCGTCATAAACGTAAGCCAGGAAGACCTAGACGTTTTCCTGAAAATCAGGTAGTTCAGGTAACTGATACTCCAGTTTGTAGTTAG
- a CDS encoding sulfate/molybdate ABC transporter ATP-binding protein — MGIVVENVSKQFGSFQAVDEVNLEIQSGKLVALLGPSGSGKSTLLRLIAGLETPDSGRIILTGKDATNQSVQERNIGFVFQHYALFKHLTVRQNIGFGLEIRKAPANKIKGRVEQLLELVQLSGLGDRYPSQLSGGQRQRVALARALAVEPSVLLLDEPFGALDAKVRKDLRAWLRRLHDEVHVTTVFVTHDQEEAMEVSDEVVVMNQGRVEQVGTPAQIYDNPATSFVMSFIGPVNVLPSSSRIFQSSELEIEHPNVFLRPQDVLIEKFANGTTTPATVSRLIHLGWEIKVELTLDDGQVVNAHLTRDRYDELQLEPKQKVYVKPKDAKSFPLYYSI, encoded by the coding sequence GTGGGCATAGTAGTTGAAAACGTATCCAAGCAATTCGGGAGCTTTCAAGCTGTTGATGAGGTAAATCTAGAAATCCAGAGTGGTAAGTTAGTAGCCCTGTTGGGGCCGTCTGGTTCTGGAAAATCTACCTTACTACGGTTAATAGCTGGTTTGGAAACACCAGATAGTGGCAGAATCATTCTTACAGGTAAAGATGCCACAAACCAAAGTGTTCAAGAGCGCAATATTGGGTTTGTGTTTCAGCACTATGCTCTATTCAAGCATTTAACTGTGCGGCAAAACATAGGCTTTGGGTTAGAGATTCGCAAGGCTCCGGCTAATAAAATTAAAGGGCGAGTTGAGCAGTTATTAGAATTAGTGCAATTGAGTGGTTTGGGCGATCGCTATCCTTCACAGCTTTCTGGTGGTCAAAGACAGAGGGTAGCATTAGCAAGGGCGCTAGCAGTAGAACCAAGTGTATTGCTTCTGGATGAACCTTTTGGTGCGTTGGATGCTAAAGTCCGTAAAGACCTACGGGCATGGTTACGCCGCCTCCATGATGAAGTTCATGTTACCACAGTATTCGTAACTCACGACCAAGAAGAAGCAATGGAAGTATCCGATGAAGTCGTGGTCATGAATCAAGGGCGTGTAGAACAGGTAGGTACACCCGCTCAAATTTATGACAACCCCGCCACATCCTTTGTCATGAGTTTTATCGGCCCAGTAAATGTTCTACCCAGCAGTTCTCGGATATTCCAAAGTAGCGAGTTAGAAATAGAACATCCAAATGTATTTTTACGCCCCCAAGATGTGCTGATTGAGAAATTTGCTAACGGTACAACTACACCTGCTACAGTTAGCAGACTGATACATTTGGGCTGGGAAATCAAAGTTGAATTAACTCTAGACGATGGACAAGTCGTCAATGCTCATTTAACACGCGATCGCTACGATGAGCTACAGTTAGAACCAAAACAAAAGGTATATGTCAAACCCAAGGATGCCAAGTCCTTTCCTCTGTACTACTCCATTTAG
- the yidD gene encoding membrane protein insertion efficiency factor YidD has product MQISSLDSFTRKIGIVAIAGYQKHISPHKGFVCAHRILYGGESCSAYIKRVIAEEGLSAAWGKSHTRFQACKQANLTLQAHKMKRRVSHMENSEPTEQADAETEGDEQSKYSRQKSSNSYSSGSSSSDSCSDCPDCSDIPDCSGADCSLPDCSGADCGSFDCSGADCGSLDCGGCGN; this is encoded by the coding sequence ATGCAAATTTCTTCACTTGACTCTTTTACCAGGAAAATCGGTATTGTTGCGATCGCCGGATATCAAAAACATATTTCTCCTCACAAGGGCTTTGTTTGCGCTCATCGGATATTGTATGGAGGTGAGTCTTGCTCTGCCTACATTAAACGGGTAATTGCGGAGGAAGGGTTGAGCGCAGCTTGGGGGAAATCTCACACTCGGTTTCAAGCTTGTAAGCAAGCCAATCTAACTTTACAAGCGCATAAGATGAAGCGCAGAGTGTCACACATGGAAAATTCAGAGCCTACAGAGCAAGCAGACGCGGAAACTGAAGGGGATGAACAATCAAAATACTCTAGGCAAAAGTCATCAAATTCTTACAGTTCTGGCTCTTCCAGCAGTGATAGTTGTTCTGATTGTCCAGATTGTTCTGATATTCCTGATTGTAGCGGTGCTGACTGTAGTTTACCCGATTGTAGCGGTGCTGATTGTGGTTCCTTTGATTGTAGCGGTGCTGATTGTGGTTCCCTTGATTGTGGTGGTTGCGGCAATTAA
- the chlP gene encoding geranylgeranyl reductase, with protein sequence MLSVNVKIGRRPLTLRVAVVGSGPAGSSAAETLAKAGIETYLFERKLDNAKPCGGAIPLCMVAEFDLPPEIIDRQVRKMKMISPSNREVDINLIKEDEYIGMCRREVLDGFLRDRAAKLGANLINATVHKVDIPGNNTDPYTIHYVDHSEGGAQGVTKTLKVDLIIGADGANSRIAKEMDAGDYNYAIAFQERIRLPEDKMAYYNELAEMYVGNDVSTDFYAWVFPKYDHVAVGTGTMHVNKASIKQLQAGIRARASEKLAGGKIIKVEAHPIPEHPRPRRVVGRIALVGDAAGYVTKSSGEGIYFAAKSGRMCAETIVEVSQNGSRIPTENELKLYLKRWDKKYGLTYKVLDILQTVFYRSDATREAFVEMCADLDVQKLTFDSYLYKTVVPANPITQLKITAKTIGSLIRGNALAP encoded by the coding sequence ATGCTTTCGGTAAATGTGAAGATTGGGAGACGACCTTTGACACTACGGGTTGCTGTTGTTGGGTCAGGCCCAGCTGGTTCCTCTGCTGCTGAAACACTAGCCAAAGCTGGGATTGAGACCTATCTGTTTGAGCGCAAATTAGATAATGCCAAACCCTGTGGGGGGGCAATTCCCCTATGTATGGTGGCTGAGTTTGACTTACCACCAGAGATTATTGATCGCCAAGTGCGGAAGATGAAAATGATTTCACCTTCCAACCGCGAAGTTGATATCAATCTAATAAAAGAAGACGAATATATAGGAATGTGCCGCCGTGAAGTCTTAGATGGCTTCTTGCGGGATCGAGCGGCAAAATTAGGGGCAAATTTAATTAATGCCACCGTTCATAAAGTTGATATACCAGGAAACAACACTGACCCGTACACCATTCACTATGTAGACCATAGTGAAGGCGGCGCACAAGGTGTTACCAAAACTTTAAAAGTAGATTTGATTATTGGGGCGGATGGGGCTAATTCCCGCATTGCCAAAGAAATGGATGCTGGGGATTATAATTATGCGATCGCCTTCCAAGAGCGCATCCGCTTACCCGAAGATAAAATGGCATATTACAACGAACTTGCCGAAATGTACGTTGGCAATGACGTTTCTACAGACTTTTATGCCTGGGTATTCCCCAAATACGACCACGTAGCTGTCGGTACTGGCACAATGCACGTTAACAAGGCCAGCATCAAACAGCTACAAGCTGGTATCCGCGCTCGTGCCAGCGAAAAGCTAGCAGGCGGTAAAATCATCAAAGTAGAAGCACACCCCATTCCAGAACATCCCCGTCCTCGCCGTGTTGTTGGTCGTATTGCCCTAGTTGGTGATGCAGCCGGCTACGTTACCAAATCTTCCGGCGAAGGGATTTACTTTGCTGCTAAATCTGGGCGGATGTGTGCAGAAACCATTGTTGAAGTTTCACAAAACGGTAGCCGCATTCCCACAGAAAACGAACTCAAGCTTTATCTCAAACGTTGGGATAAGAAATACGGACTCACCTACAAAGTCCTAGACATCCTGCAAACAGTCTTCTACCGTTCCGATGCTACCCGCGAAGCATTTGTAGAAATGTGCGCTGACTTGGATGTACAAAAGCTTACCTTCGACAGCTATTTGTATAAGACAGTTGTTCCTGCTAATCCTATCACCCAGTTGAAAATTACCGCTAAGACCATCGGTAGTCTCATCCGTGGTAATGCGTTAGCGCCTTAG
- a CDS encoding response regulator transcription factor — protein sequence MPRILVIDDDPAISELVAVNLEMAGYDVSQAEDGIKGQALALQLQPDLIMLDLMLPRVDGFTVCQRLRRDERTAEIPVLMLTALSQTQDKVEGFNAGADDYLTKPFEVEEMLARVRALLRRTDRIPQAAKHSEILNYGPLTLVPERFEAIWFGQTVKLTHLEFELLHCLLQRHGQTVSPSEILREVWGYDPDDDIETIRVHIRHLRTKLEPDPRHPRYIKTVYGAGYCLELPSVPQSSEGATTSVVE from the coding sequence ATGCCAAGGATTCTTGTAATAGACGATGACCCAGCGATTTCAGAACTCGTTGCTGTCAACCTAGAGATGGCTGGCTACGATGTCAGTCAAGCTGAAGACGGCATCAAAGGTCAAGCCCTAGCTCTCCAGCTACAACCAGACTTGATCATGCTTGATCTGATGCTTCCCAGAGTAGATGGATTTACCGTTTGCCAACGCCTGCGTCGGGATGAACGCACAGCTGAAATCCCCGTACTGATGTTGACTGCTCTCAGCCAAACTCAAGATAAGGTAGAAGGTTTCAACGCCGGAGCTGACGATTATCTTACCAAACCATTTGAGGTGGAAGAGATGCTGGCGCGAGTGCGTGCTTTATTGCGACGCACTGACCGCATTCCCCAAGCAGCCAAACACAGCGAAATTTTGAACTACGGCCCTCTCACCTTAGTTCCTGAAAGGTTTGAGGCTATATGGTTCGGTCAAACTGTGAAACTAACTCACTTGGAGTTTGAATTGCTGCACTGTTTGCTACAACGTCACGGACAGACAGTTTCCCCAAGTGAAATTCTGCGGGAAGTTTGGGGTTACGACCCAGATGATGACATTGAGACCATTCGAGTGCATATCCGTCACTTAAGGACGAAGCTAGAACCAGACCCCCGCCACCCACGCTATATCAAAACAGTATACGGCGCAGGATATTGCTTGGAATTACCTAGTGTTCCACAATCAAGCGAGGGGGCTACTACATCAGTTGTTGAATGA
- a CDS encoding PEP-CTERM sorting domain-containing protein (PEP-CTERM proteins occur, often in large numbers, in the proteomes of bacteria that also encode an exosortase, a predicted intramembrane cysteine proteinase. The presence of a PEP-CTERM domain at a protein's C-terminus predicts cleavage within the sorting domain, followed by covalent anchoring to some some component of the (usually Gram-negative) cell surface. Many PEP-CTERM proteins exhibit an unusual sequence composition that includes large numbers of potential glycosylation sites. Expression of one such protein has been shown restore the ability of a bacterium to form floc, a type of biofilm.) yields the protein MKSIFNQIQTTVAIAALTSVATFTNLPQADAAAFKLSWTGNQGYSAKGQFSFDDTSSSNIVTKDQLNSFAISFFNPQGVLLREFDYSFPNSSNSFNFNFDRATRTVLQTGNFDTPNGFDLGSDFNTDVEGLFFYTFGDSSREIPEGNIFLKDDNSLEVSPDVCQSEPTNPSCRLDLGGSLTATLIPEPGTILGLLAVGFLGKYLKKSQHLSRQ from the coding sequence ATGAAAAGCATTTTTAACCAAATTCAAACAACAGTAGCTATTGCTGCCCTAACCTCAGTAGCTACTTTCACCAATCTTCCTCAAGCTGATGCAGCCGCTTTCAAACTTTCTTGGACAGGCAACCAAGGTTACTCAGCTAAAGGTCAGTTTAGCTTTGATGATACTTCTAGCAGCAATATTGTCACCAAGGATCAGCTAAATAGTTTTGCTATTTCCTTCTTTAATCCTCAAGGAGTTTTATTGAGGGAGTTTGATTACAGCTTTCCCAATTCAAGTAATAGTTTCAATTTCAATTTTGATAGAGCTACTAGAACCGTACTGCAAACAGGTAACTTTGACACACCTAATGGTTTTGATTTAGGCAGTGATTTCAATACAGACGTAGAAGGATTATTCTTCTATACCTTTGGTGATTCAAGCCGAGAAATACCAGAAGGTAATATCTTTTTAAAAGATGATAATTCACTCGAAGTCTCACCAGATGTTTGCCAAAGCGAACCTACAAATCCAAGTTGTCGATTGGATCTTGGTGGTAGCTTGACTGCAACTCTAATTCCTGAACCTGGAACAATTCTAGGGCTATTAGCGGTTGGCTTCTTGGGTAAATACCTTAAAAAAAGCCAGCATCTATCTAGACAGTAA